A genomic window from Nocardioides sp. BP30 includes:
- a CDS encoding D-arabinono-1,4-lactone oxidase encodes MGWSNWSGLEHAAPSRVVTPTTVEEVVAEVVAARTGGRTVKAAGTGHSFTAIASPGRGVHLLPGGMSGILAVDRDALTVTARAGMQLKAFNAALEHLGLSLHNMGDIAEQTLAGAVSTGTHGTGGHAAGLAAQMAGFTLVSGTGEVLRCSAEENAEVFDLARVGLGALGVLVDVTFRVEPLFALEAREQPMSWTQFRASFEDMTASAHHVDAYWFPHTDRLLTKRNSRLASLAEIEPLPRARAWFEDDFLQNTAFGAVTAAANLAPGLIPRMNRINASLLSARTYSDIAHRVFTTERRVVFREMEYAVPRADGLEVLAECRRVIDASRERISFPVELRVAPADDVPLSTAYGRDSFYLAFHTHKAAEHRAYFALVEPILKAAGGRPHWGKVHTRGADDLAPLYPRFADFLALRDRLDPDRVFANDYLRRVLGD; translated from the coding sequence ATGGGCTGGAGCAACTGGTCAGGACTCGAGCACGCCGCGCCGTCCCGCGTGGTCACGCCTACGACTGTCGAGGAGGTGGTGGCCGAGGTCGTCGCGGCTCGCACCGGCGGTCGGACGGTGAAGGCAGCCGGCACCGGGCACAGCTTCACCGCCATCGCCTCTCCGGGCCGCGGGGTGCACCTGCTGCCCGGCGGGATGAGCGGCATCCTGGCCGTCGACCGGGACGCGCTGACGGTCACCGCTCGCGCCGGGATGCAGCTCAAGGCATTCAACGCGGCCCTGGAGCACCTGGGCCTCTCGCTGCACAACATGGGCGACATCGCCGAGCAGACGCTCGCCGGCGCCGTCTCGACCGGGACGCACGGCACCGGGGGCCACGCTGCCGGCCTGGCGGCCCAGATGGCCGGGTTCACGCTGGTCAGCGGCACCGGCGAGGTGCTGCGGTGCAGCGCGGAGGAGAACGCCGAGGTCTTCGACCTGGCGCGGGTCGGTCTCGGCGCCCTCGGCGTCCTCGTCGACGTGACGTTCCGGGTCGAGCCGCTGTTCGCGCTGGAGGCCCGCGAGCAGCCGATGTCGTGGACGCAGTTCCGCGCCTCGTTCGAGGACATGACCGCGAGCGCCCACCACGTCGACGCCTACTGGTTCCCGCACACCGACCGGCTGCTCACCAAGCGCAACAGCCGGCTGGCCTCGCTGGCCGAGATCGAGCCGCTCCCCCGCGCCAGGGCCTGGTTCGAGGACGACTTCCTGCAGAACACCGCGTTCGGGGCGGTGACGGCGGCCGCCAACCTCGCCCCCGGCCTGATCCCGCGGATGAACCGGATCAACGCCTCCCTGCTCTCGGCCCGCACCTACTCCGACATCGCGCACCGGGTCTTCACCACCGAGCGTCGCGTCGTCTTCCGCGAGATGGAGTACGCCGTTCCACGCGCCGACGGGCTCGAGGTGCTGGCCGAGTGTCGGCGCGTCATCGACGCCTCCCGGGAGCGGATCTCGTTCCCGGTGGAGCTCCGGGTCGCACCCGCCGACGACGTACCGCTGTCGACCGCCTACGGGCGCGACTCGTTCTACCTGGCCTTCCACACCCACAAGGCCGCCGAGCACCGCGCGTACTTCGCGCTCGTCGAGCCGATCCTCAAGGCGGCGGGCGGCCGGCCGCATTGGGGCAAGGTGCACACCCGCGGCGCCGACGACCTCGCCCCGCTCTACCCGCGCTTCGCGGACTTCCTCGCCCTGCGCGACCGGCTGGACCCGGACCGGGTCTTCGCCAACGACTACCTGCGGCGGGTGCTGGGCGACTGA
- a CDS encoding ferrochelatase — MDVSPYDALLFLSFGGPEKPEDVVPFLENVTRGRGIPRERLEEVGQHYYLFGGRSPINDQNRGFLDALRADLAEHGLDLPVYWGNRNWDPYLTDTMARMKADGIRRAAVFTTSAYSSYSSCRQYRENLFEAWDGVGRGVELDKLRHYFNHPGFTEPVVDGVLEALQQLPEPVRDSARIVFVTHSIPTAMNDASGPPAQGGGAYVAQHLDVAQVVIDRVHAETGVAHEHELAFCSRSGAPHIPWLEPDINDRLEELVAEGVPAVVMCPVGFVSDHMEVVYDLDTEALATCERLGLPAARSATAGNDPRFVAAVRDLLLERAAVERGEAVARTAVGEIGALWDRCPVGCCANLRAEKPALTGVGDPA, encoded by the coding sequence ATGGACGTCTCGCCGTACGACGCGCTGCTCTTCCTCTCCTTCGGTGGACCCGAGAAACCGGAGGACGTGGTGCCCTTCCTGGAGAACGTCACCCGCGGCCGGGGCATCCCACGCGAGCGGCTCGAGGAGGTCGGCCAGCACTACTACCTCTTCGGCGGCCGCTCGCCGATCAACGACCAGAACCGAGGCTTCCTCGACGCGCTGCGCGCCGATCTCGCCGAGCACGGGCTCGACCTCCCGGTCTACTGGGGCAACCGCAACTGGGACCCCTATCTGACCGACACGATGGCGCGGATGAAGGCGGACGGCATCCGGCGGGCGGCTGTCTTCACCACCAGCGCCTACTCGTCCTACTCCTCGTGCCGGCAGTACCGGGAGAACCTGTTCGAGGCCTGGGACGGCGTCGGGCGCGGCGTCGAGCTGGACAAGCTGCGGCACTACTTCAACCACCCCGGCTTCACCGAGCCGGTCGTCGACGGTGTCCTCGAGGCGCTGCAGCAGCTTCCCGAACCGGTGCGCGACAGCGCCCGGATCGTCTTCGTCACCCACTCGATCCCGACGGCGATGAACGACGCGTCCGGTCCGCCGGCCCAGGGCGGAGGGGCGTACGTCGCCCAGCACCTCGACGTGGCGCAGGTCGTCATCGACCGGGTCCATGCGGAGACCGGCGTGGCCCACGAGCACGAGCTCGCCTTCTGCTCGCGCTCCGGTGCCCCGCACATCCCGTGGCTCGAGCCCGACATCAACGACCGGCTCGAGGAGCTCGTCGCCGAGGGCGTGCCCGCCGTCGTGATGTGCCCGGTCGGCTTCGTCTCCGACCACATGGAGGTGGTCTACGACCTCGACACCGAGGCGCTGGCCACCTGCGAGCGGCTCGGCCTGCCCGCGGCGCGCAGCGCAACCGCCGGGAACGACCCGCGCTTCGTCGCCGCGGTGCGTGACCTGCTCCTCGAGCGGGCGGCGGTGGAGCGCGGCGAGGCTGTCGCCCGCACGGCGGTCGGCGAGATCGGGGCGCTGTGGGACCGCTGCCCGGTGGGGTGCTGCGCCAATCTCCGTGCGGAGAAGCCGGCCCTGACCGGGGTCGGAGACCCGGCGTGA
- a CDS encoding inositol monophosphatase family protein — translation MSTPSASPSATELLALAQEAARAAADLVRERAARTVEVAATKSTDTDVVTEADRASEDLIRRIVAAKRPDDAFLGEEGGQSDGQSDGQSEGQTEGRSGVRWIVDPIDGTVNFLYGIARYAVSVAAERDGEVVAGVVIDVPHGIEFTGYRAADGAIVSRREGKQIQVAAPAPLGKRLVATGFGYDAALRRLQAQCLVRLLPQVRDIRRAGSCALDVCDVAQGTFDGYLEEGVHVWDHAAAGLIAQGAGARVEVATGLGGGRLLLVAPEHGFDELRTAALGAGYFAEA, via the coding sequence GTGAGCACGCCTTCGGCCTCTCCTTCGGCCACCGAGCTGCTCGCGCTCGCCCAGGAGGCCGCCCGCGCGGCGGCCGATCTGGTCCGCGAGCGCGCCGCGCGCACGGTCGAGGTGGCAGCGACCAAGTCCACCGACACCGACGTCGTCACCGAGGCCGATCGCGCCAGCGAGGACCTGATCCGCCGGATCGTGGCCGCGAAGCGACCCGACGACGCATTCCTGGGCGAGGAGGGCGGCCAGAGTGACGGCCAGAGTGACGGCCAGAGTGAGGGCCAGACCGAGGGCCGCTCGGGCGTGCGCTGGATCGTCGACCCCATCGACGGCACGGTGAACTTCCTCTACGGCATCGCGCGCTACGCCGTCTCGGTGGCGGCCGAACGCGACGGCGAGGTCGTCGCCGGGGTGGTCATCGACGTGCCGCACGGGATCGAGTTCACCGGCTACCGCGCCGCGGACGGCGCGATCGTCTCACGCCGCGAAGGCAAGCAGATCCAGGTCGCCGCGCCGGCTCCGCTCGGCAAGCGCCTGGTCGCCACCGGGTTCGGGTACGACGCGGCCCTGCGCCGCCTCCAGGCGCAGTGCCTGGTGAGGCTGCTGCCGCAGGTGCGCGACATCCGGCGCGCCGGCTCCTGCGCCCTCGACGTCTGCGACGTGGCGCAGGGCACCTTCGACGGCTACCTGGAGGAGGGCGTCCATGTGTGGGATCATGCTGCTGCGGGTCTCATCGCGCAGGGTGCCGGTGCCCGGGTCGAGGTGGCCACCGGACTGGGTGGGGGGCGACTGCTGCTGGTCGCCCCCGAGCACGGGTTCGACGAGCTGCGCACCGCCGCCCTGGGGGCGGGCTACTTCGCCGAGGCGTGA
- a CDS encoding DUF4193 domain-containing protein has product MATDYDAPRKNEEEQSEESIEELKARRHDKNSGKVDEDEAEAAESFELPGADLSHEELAVEVKPKQDDEFTCMSCFLVHHRSQLADAKRMICKDCA; this is encoded by the coding sequence ATGGCGACGGACTACGACGCACCGCGGAAGAACGAGGAAGAGCAGTCCGAGGAGAGCATCGAAGAGCTCAAGGCGCGCCGTCACGACAAGAACTCCGGCAAGGTCGACGAGGACGAGGCGGAGGCCGCTGAGTCCTTCGAGCTCCCCGGCGCGGACCTGTCGCACGAGGAGCTTGCCGTCGAGGTCAAGCCGAAGCAGGACGACGAGTTCACCTGCATGAGCTGCTTCCTGGTGCACCACCGCAGCCAGCTCGCAGACGCGAAGCGGATGATCTGCAAGGACTGTGCCTGA
- a CDS encoding DUF4235 domain-containing protein: MAKKKSAGGSNSKAWSAMALISGLVAARGANIALNKFWKTSTKRNPPANPADPDVELWEAVAWSALTGATVALVRMFAQRRAARYYVKSTGQLPPQLAKDGR, encoded by the coding sequence ATGGCGAAGAAGAAGTCGGCAGGCGGGTCGAACTCCAAGGCCTGGTCGGCGATGGCGCTGATCTCCGGCCTGGTCGCCGCGCGAGGCGCCAACATCGCGCTCAACAAGTTCTGGAAGACGAGCACCAAGCGCAACCCGCCGGCGAATCCCGCCGACCCGGACGTCGAGCTGTGGGAGGCCGTCGCCTGGTCGGCGCTCACCGGCGCGACGGTGGCACTGGTCAGGATGTTCGCGCAGCGTCGGGCCGCGCGCTACTACGTGAAGTCGACCGGCCAGCTGCCCCCGCAGCTCGCCAAGGACGGTCGCTGA
- a CDS encoding FadR/GntR family transcriptional regulator — MIVRREPLADQAAEVLLARVRSGEWQLGERLPGETTLAVQLEVGRSTVREAIRQLAGRGVLTSRQGAGVFVTALDVPEDWDAVLRRVDIVAVIEARVAIESEAAALAAERRTPVQLRAIRRALDLRGAPSPSLEQHVDADTAFHRSVVSAAHNPILIELFDGFVPRLRHAMVDMLRLRPNPARDSEGHLDQADHDAHVRLYDAIAAHDTAAAAELSRAHLLSLKESLR; from the coding sequence ATGATCGTACGACGCGAACCGCTCGCCGACCAGGCGGCGGAGGTGCTGCTGGCACGGGTGCGGTCCGGGGAGTGGCAGCTCGGTGAGCGCCTCCCCGGGGAGACCACGCTGGCGGTGCAGCTGGAGGTCGGCCGCTCGACGGTGCGCGAGGCGATCCGCCAGCTGGCCGGCCGGGGCGTGCTGACCTCCCGCCAGGGTGCAGGCGTCTTCGTGACGGCGCTCGACGTCCCGGAGGACTGGGACGCGGTGCTGCGCCGCGTGGACATCGTCGCGGTGATCGAGGCCCGGGTCGCCATCGAGTCCGAGGCTGCGGCGTTGGCCGCCGAACGACGTACGCCGGTCCAGTTGCGCGCCATCCGCCGCGCCCTGGACCTGCGCGGCGCGCCCAGCCCCTCCCTGGAGCAGCACGTCGACGCCGACACCGCCTTCCATCGCAGCGTGGTCAGCGCTGCCCACAACCCGATCCTGATCGAGCTGTTCGACGGCTTCGTCCCGCGGCTGCGTCACGCGATGGTGGACATGCTGCGGCTGCGCCCGAACCCGGCCCGGGACAGCGAGGGTCACCTCGACCAGGCCGATCATGACGCCCACGTGCGGCTCTACGACGCGATCGCAGCCCACGACACGGCGGCGGCCGCCGAGCTGAGCCGCGCCCACCTGCTGTCGCTGAAGGAGAGCCTGCGATGA
- a CDS encoding ABC transporter ATP-binding protein, translating into MSHPVLELREVTFRRKGNQILHGVDLTVRAGEHWALLGPNGAGKSTILGFCGALTHPTSGTVDVLGRRLGRVDLQELRRVIGHVNPRHALQSPLTAAEVVLTGLTGTVEQPMRWTPTEEQQDLARSLLADVGLAARIDASWPTMSQGERGRTLIARALISRPQLLLLDEPTTGLDVAAREQLLETIGTLARTDPGLASVLVTHHLEELPVSTSHALVISHGRVVAAGAVAEAITTRTISEAFEHPIRVERERGRWSARSQWRGAGEETGEETGEETGAA; encoded by the coding sequence ATGAGTCACCCCGTCCTGGAGCTGCGCGAGGTCACCTTCCGTCGGAAGGGCAACCAGATCCTGCACGGCGTCGACCTGACGGTGCGCGCGGGTGAGCACTGGGCGCTGCTGGGTCCCAACGGTGCCGGCAAGAGCACGATCCTGGGCTTCTGCGGCGCCCTGACGCACCCCACGTCCGGGACCGTCGACGTGCTCGGCCGCCGGCTGGGGCGGGTGGACCTGCAGGAGCTGCGCCGGGTGATCGGACACGTGAATCCGCGGCACGCGCTGCAGTCCCCGCTGACCGCCGCCGAGGTGGTCCTCACCGGCCTCACCGGCACCGTGGAGCAGCCGATGCGCTGGACGCCGACCGAGGAGCAGCAGGACCTGGCGCGCTCGCTGCTGGCCGACGTCGGGCTGGCTGCCCGGATCGACGCCTCCTGGCCGACCATGTCGCAGGGCGAGCGTGGCCGCACCCTGATCGCGCGCGCCCTGATCTCACGGCCGCAGCTGCTGCTGCTCGACGAGCCGACCACCGGCCTGGACGTCGCAGCCCGCGAGCAGCTGCTGGAGACGATCGGCACGCTCGCACGCACCGATCCGGGACTGGCGTCGGTGCTGGTGACCCACCACCTCGAGGAGCTCCCGGTGAGCACGAGTCACGCGCTGGTGATCTCGCACGGCCGGGTGGTCGCCGCGGGCGCTGTCGCGGAGGCGATCACCACCCGGACGATCTCCGAGGCGTTCGAGCACCCGATCCGGGTCGAGCGGGAACGGGGCCGATGGAGCGCGCGCTCGCAGTGGCGTGGGGCCGGCGAGGAGACGGGCGAGGAGACCGGCGAGGAGACCGGCGCCGCGTAG
- a CDS encoding DUF3093 domain-containing protein has translation MSTPGYDERLSVPLRWWVQGIMFEATLWLAMIVSMPAALAWGLTAAIVALLVLAFNAYGSARLVVADGVLRAGRARIEATYLGTVEALDPEATRRVAGMEADARAFLLLRPYLKRAVKVQIVDPADPAPYWLLSTRHPDRLAAAIQSLAADAR, from the coding sequence GTGAGCACCCCTGGCTACGACGAGCGCCTCAGCGTGCCGCTGCGCTGGTGGGTGCAGGGCATCATGTTCGAGGCCACGCTGTGGCTGGCCATGATCGTCTCCATGCCGGCCGCGCTGGCCTGGGGTCTGACCGCCGCGATCGTGGCGCTGCTCGTGCTGGCCTTCAACGCCTACGGCTCGGCGCGCCTCGTGGTCGCCGACGGCGTGCTGCGGGCCGGCCGCGCCCGGATCGAGGCGACGTACCTCGGCACCGTCGAGGCGCTCGACCCGGAGGCCACCCGCCGCGTCGCGGGCATGGAGGCCGACGCGCGCGCCTTCCTGCTGCTGCGGCCCTACCTGAAGCGGGCCGTCAAGGTGCAGATCGTCGACCCCGCCGACCCGGCTCCGTACTGGCTGCTCAGCACCCGGCATCCCGACCGACTCGCCGCCGCCATCCAGTCGCTGGCGGCGGACGCCCGCTGA
- the dut gene encoding dUTP diphosphatase — protein MDIALLRLDGDLPAPAYAHPGDAGADLVTAVDLTLAPGERALVPTGIAIALPHGFVALVHPRSGLAARHGLSIVNTPGTVDAGYRGEIKVLLINLDPAESIVLRRGDRIAQLVIQRVETARFVEVEVLPGSVRGAGGYGSTGGFSQG, from the coding sequence GTGGACATAGCCCTCCTTCGTCTCGATGGCGATCTGCCGGCGCCAGCCTATGCGCACCCCGGCGATGCGGGCGCAGACCTGGTCACCGCCGTCGATCTCACCCTGGCGCCGGGGGAGCGCGCGCTGGTCCCCACCGGGATCGCGATCGCGCTGCCGCACGGCTTCGTCGCGCTGGTGCACCCACGCTCGGGACTGGCCGCCAGGCACGGTCTGTCGATCGTGAACACCCCCGGCACCGTGGATGCGGGCTACCGTGGGGAGATCAAGGTCCTGCTGATCAACCTCGATCCGGCCGAGAGCATCGTGTTGCGCCGCGGCGACCGGATCGCGCAGTTGGTCATCCAGCGCGTGGAGACCGCCCGCTTCGTGGAGGTCGAGGTCCTTCCTGGTTCGGTCCGCGGCGCGGGAGGCTACGGTTCTACCGGAGGGTTCTCGCAGGGCTGA
- a CDS encoding DUF3710 domain-containing protein — protein sequence MKFRRKSKAEDRTEVAETVTESAPQADSESAGTTEGEGVVASGTAEASGPHGPYDIDEIPADAAPVNRVDLGSLHIPAVEGLELRLQVDETTGQIAAVLLTGEDGAIELRAFAAPRNGDLWGEVLPQLIADVQQRGGQVGQRDGNFGPELVCQLTVTMPDGQEGVQPSRILGINGPRWLLRATFLGRPAVEQEVGEAWEQVLHHVVVSRGRTAMPKGEALPIVIPPEAQQVVEA from the coding sequence TTGAAGTTCCGTCGCAAGTCCAAGGCCGAGGACCGGACCGAGGTCGCCGAGACCGTCACCGAGTCCGCCCCCCAGGCCGACTCCGAGAGCGCCGGCACGACCGAGGGCGAGGGTGTGGTCGCGAGCGGGACCGCCGAGGCGAGCGGGCCGCACGGTCCCTATGACATCGACGAGATCCCGGCTGACGCCGCGCCGGTCAACCGCGTCGACCTCGGCTCGCTGCACATCCCCGCCGTCGAGGGACTGGAGCTGCGGCTGCAGGTCGACGAGACCACCGGCCAGATCGCCGCCGTCCTGCTCACCGGTGAGGACGGCGCCATCGAGCTGCGGGCGTTCGCCGCGCCACGCAACGGCGACCTGTGGGGCGAGGTGTTGCCGCAGCTCATCGCCGACGTGCAGCAGCGCGGTGGCCAGGTGGGGCAGCGCGACGGCAACTTCGGTCCCGAGCTGGTCTGCCAGCTGACGGTGACCATGCCCGACGGACAGGAGGGCGTGCAGCCGTCGCGCATCCTCGGCATCAACGGCCCCCGCTGGCTGCTGCGGGCGACCTTCCTCGGCCGCCCCGCGGTCGAGCAGGAGGTCGGCGAGGCCTGGGAGCAGGTGCTGCACCACGTGGTGGTCAGCCGGGGCAGGACCGCCATGCCCAAGGGCGAGGCGCTGCCGATCGTCATCCCGCCCGAGGCACAGCAGGTCGTCGAGGCGTGA
- a CDS encoding OB-fold nucleic acid binding domain-containing protein, with protein MSKGRLRQTLSNWANNEDQHARDLQQEYADAGVTPIAEAPDRELLRLRGTLRTVTLRPRGGVPALEAELFDGTDVVTVVWLGRRRIAGITPGRSLQVQGRIGRHDGTRTIYNPRYELIP; from the coding sequence ATGAGCAAGGGACGACTGCGGCAGACGCTGAGCAACTGGGCCAACAACGAGGACCAGCACGCACGCGACCTCCAGCAGGAGTACGCCGATGCCGGGGTCACCCCGATCGCGGAGGCGCCCGACCGGGAGCTGCTGCGGTTGCGTGGCACGCTGCGGACGGTCACCCTGCGACCGCGCGGCGGCGTACCGGCGCTGGAGGCCGAGCTGTTCGACGGCACCGACGTGGTGACGGTGGTCTGGCTGGGCCGGCGGCGCATCGCCGGGATCACACCCGGCCGTTCGCTGCAGGTGCAGGGCCGGATCGGTCGGCACGACGGGACCCGCACGATCTACAACCCCCGCTACGAGCTCATCCCGTGA
- a CDS encoding DUF3159 domain-containing protein, translating to MSDTSADPGTDPVTDPEQPETHAESHPVDVETVEAVVRRQMSASLGGRRGMLEAGLPGLAFTAAWLIVKDIRVALIAGAALAGVALVLRLVQRSTIQYVANAVVGIAIGWLVVHIARGMGGSQEDQALAFFVPGVVITGVYTVVLVLSCLVRWPAIGFMVGSVAGDPLEWHENKQIVSLCTRLTWLFLAPGAILAIVEGVVILLGYGGAMHKDAAVLVLGIIRLGIGWPLRLVAWGGMVWLLARNATPLEA from the coding sequence GTGAGCGACACCTCCGCCGATCCTGGGACGGACCCCGTGACCGACCCCGAGCAGCCTGAGACCCACGCCGAGTCCCATCCGGTCGACGTGGAGACCGTCGAGGCGGTCGTACGCCGCCAGATGTCGGCCTCGTTGGGCGGCCGGCGCGGCATGCTCGAGGCCGGCCTGCCCGGTCTCGCCTTCACCGCCGCCTGGCTGATCGTGAAGGACATCAGGGTCGCGCTCATCGCCGGCGCGGCGCTGGCCGGCGTCGCCCTGGTGCTGCGACTGGTGCAGCGCTCCACGATCCAGTACGTCGCGAACGCCGTCGTCGGGATCGCCATCGGCTGGCTGGTCGTGCACATCGCCCGTGGGATGGGCGGCAGCCAGGAGGACCAGGCGCTGGCGTTCTTCGTGCCCGGCGTGGTGATCACCGGCGTCTACACGGTGGTGCTGGTGCTCAGCTGCCTGGTGCGTTGGCCGGCGATCGGGTTCATGGTCGGCAGCGTCGCCGGCGATCCGCTGGAGTGGCACGAGAACAAGCAGATCGTCTCGCTCTGCACCCGCCTGACCTGGCTCTTCCTGGCCCCGGGCGCGATCCTGGCCATCGTCGAGGGAGTGGTGATCCTGCTCGGGTACGGCGGAGCGATGCACAAGGACGCGGCCGTCCTGGTGCTGGGCATCATCCGGCTCGGGATCGGCTGGCCGTTGCGGCTCGTCGCCTGGGGTGGGATGGTCTGGCTGCTGGCCCGCAACGCCACCCCGCTCGAGGCTTGA
- a CDS encoding potassium channel family protein, protein MRVAIAGAGAVGRSIARELIANGHEILLIDKDPNSIRPERVPDAEWLLADSCELSSLEEARMERCDVVIAATGDDKVNLVTSLLAKTEFGVPRTVGRVNHPNNEWLFTEAWGVDVNVSTPRIMSALVEEAVTVGDLVRLFSFRQGQANLVELTLPADSPYVGKPSGLIPLPENCALVTILRDRNVYVPTPEEPVEAGDELLFVVPAEHEDALERLLAPGTHGG, encoded by the coding sequence ATGCGCGTCGCCATCGCCGGAGCCGGCGCGGTCGGTCGTTCGATCGCCCGCGAGCTCATCGCCAACGGCCACGAGATCCTGCTCATCGACAAGGACCCGAACTCCATCCGCCCCGAGCGCGTCCCGGACGCCGAATGGCTCCTGGCCGACTCCTGCGAGCTCTCCTCGCTCGAGGAGGCCCGGATGGAGCGCTGCGACGTGGTCATCGCCGCCACCGGTGACGACAAGGTCAACCTGGTCACCTCGCTCCTGGCCAAGACCGAGTTCGGTGTGCCGCGCACGGTCGGGCGGGTCAACCACCCGAACAACGAGTGGCTCTTCACCGAGGCCTGGGGCGTCGACGTCAACGTCTCCACCCCGCGGATCATGTCGGCCCTGGTCGAGGAGGCCGTCACGGTCGGCGACCTCGTCCGGCTCTTCTCGTTCCGACAGGGCCAGGCCAACCTCGTCGAGCTCACCCTCCCCGCCGACAGCCCGTACGTCGGCAAGCCGTCAGGGCTGATCCCGCTTCCCGAGAACTGCGCCCTCGTCACGATCCTGCGCGACCGCAACGTCTACGTGCCCACCCCGGAGGAGCCGGTGGAGGCCGGAGACGAGCTGCTCTTCGTCGTACCGGCCGAGCACGAGGATGCCCTCGAGCGCCTCCTGGCCCCCGGCACCCACGGCGGCTGA
- a CDS encoding potassium channel family protein: protein MHVVIMGCGRVGSTLARSLEDRNHTVSVIDSEPDAFRRLGPGFNGDKVTGIGFDQEVLEKAGIRRADAFAAVSSGDNSNIIAARVARETFGIRNVVARIYDPGRAEVYQRLGISTVATVKWTADQVLRRLLPQGNEPDFRDMSGTIRLDSVPAPEVWIGQRTIHLQEQSRSRIAWIDRLGEGVLPTRESVIQEGDVLHLVMREENAAHAYSAIKHGPEEG from the coding sequence GTGCACGTCGTGATCATGGGCTGCGGCCGCGTGGGCTCCACGCTCGCCCGCAGCCTCGAGGACCGCAACCACACCGTCTCGGTGATCGACAGCGAGCCGGACGCGTTCCGCCGCCTCGGTCCAGGGTTCAACGGCGACAAGGTCACCGGCATCGGCTTCGACCAGGAGGTGCTGGAGAAGGCGGGCATCCGCCGCGCGGACGCCTTCGCCGCCGTCTCCAGCGGTGACAACTCGAACATCATCGCCGCCCGGGTCGCGCGCGAGACGTTCGGCATCCGCAACGTCGTGGCCCGCATCTACGACCCCGGTCGTGCCGAGGTCTACCAGCGGCTCGGCATCAGCACCGTCGCGACGGTGAAGTGGACGGCCGACCAGGTGCTGCGCCGGCTGCTGCCGCAGGGCAACGAGCCGGACTTCCGCGACATGTCGGGCACCATCCGGCTCGACTCGGTCCCCGCACCGGAGGTGTGGATCGGTCAGCGCACCATCCACCTCCAGGAGCAGTCCCGCTCCCGGATCGCGTGGATCGACCGGCTCGGCGAGGGCGTCCTGCCCACCCGCGAGAGCGTCATCCAGGAGGGCGACGTGCTCCACCTCGTCATGCGCGAGGAGAACGCCGCCCACGCCTACTCCGCTATCAAGCACGGTCCTGAGGAGGGCTGA